The Cucumis melo cultivar AY chromosome 6, USDA_Cmelo_AY_1.0, whole genome shotgun sequence genome includes a region encoding these proteins:
- the LOC103496167 gene encoding U-box domain-containing protein 26-like, whose protein sequence is MPGTGSVAVQPLDLSLHIPYHFRCPISLELMRDPVTVSTGQTYDRSSIESWVATGNTTCPVTRAPLTDFTLIPNHTLRRLIQDWCVANRSYGVERIPTPKQPAEPSLVRSLLGQASSRSSGSSLRISALRRLKGLARDSDKNRSLISSLNAREILLDVVFSNLDSGSDSFSPDLSRESLALLVMLPLTESECVLVASDPQRIGYLSHLLFDSSIEVRINAAALIETVIAGTRASELRTQICGIDELFEGVVEILRDPTAYPRALKVGVKALFALCLVKQTRHKAVSAGAAEIIIDRFPDLEKYDAERALATIELICRVPTGCDAFAAHALTVPLLVKVILKISDRATESAVGALVSLCSASEENRREAVAAGILTQLLLLVQSDCTERVKRKSQVLLKLLRDSWPQESVGNSDDYGCSEIVVPFC, encoded by the coding sequence ATGCCTGGGACTGGGAGTGTTGCTGTTCAACCTTTGGATTTGAGCCTACACATTCCATACCATTTCAGATGCCCCATTTCTCTTGAGCTCATGCGTGATCCTGTTACCGTCAGCACCGGTCAGACTTACGACCGTTCAAGTATCGAGTCATGGGTTGCCACCGGAAACACTACCTGTCCGGTTACTAGGGCTCCACTCACCGACTTCACCCTCATCCCTAACCATACTCTGCGTCGGCTAATCCAGGACTGGTGTGTTGCCAATCGGTCTTATGGTGTTGAGCGGATTCCCACTCCCAAGCAGCCGGCGGAACCTTCTTTGGTTAGGTCTTTGCTTGGTCAAGCTTCGTCGAGATCGAGTGGTTCGAGTTTGAGAATCTCGGCTTTGCGTCGGTTGAAAGGACTCGCTCGTGACTCGGATAAGAATCGGTCTCTGATTTCATCGCTTAATGCTCGTGAAATTCTTCTCGATGTTGTGTTTTCCAATTTGGATTCGGGTTCGGATTCGTTTTCACCTGATTTGAGCCGTGAATCGCTTGCGCTTCTTGTGATGTTACCGCTCACGGAATCTGAGTGTGTTCTTGTTGCGTCTGATCCACAACGGATTGGTTACCTTTCACATCTTCTGTTTGATTCTTCCATTGAAGTCCGAATCAATGCTGCCGCGTTGATTGAGACCGTAATTGCCGGAACTCGAGCGTCGGAGCTTCGAACCCAAATTTGTGGAATCGATGAATTGTTTGAAGGCGTGGTTGAAATTCTTAGAGATCCAACGGCGTATCCACGAGCACTCAAGGTCGGAGTTAAGGCTTTATTTGCTCTCTGTTTGGTGAAACAAACGAGGCATAAGGCAGTTTCCGCCGGCGCCGCTGAGATTATCATCGACCGATTTCCCGATTTGGAGAAGTACGATGCTGAGCGAGCCCTAGCTACGATTGAACTAATTTGCAGAGTTCCGACCGGTTGCGATGCGTTTGCAGCTCACGCGCTCACCGTTCCGCTTTTGGTGAAAGTCATTTTGAAGATCTCGGACAGAGCGACGGAGTCGGCTGTCGGAGCTTTGGTGTCGCTGTGTTCGGCGTCGGAGGAGAATCGGAGGGAGGCGGTGGCGGCGGGGATATTGACAcagttgttgttgttggtgCAAAGCGATTGTACGGAGAGAGTTAAACGGAAATCGCAGGTGTTGCTGAAGCTTCTTCGAGATTCATGGCCGCAAGAGTCGGTTGGAAATTCGGACGATTATGGTTGCAGTGAAATTGTGGTAccattttgttaa